One Myxococcus stipitatus DNA segment encodes these proteins:
- the agmC gene encoding adventurous gliding motility protein AgmC produces MTPNTHSPTSLVEQRRVRTRLPAIGMLALLCAALVAPAAHAEADGFHLGDGTDGALVVNNPNTVINTYTRVTAAVPVNQSFVNVASSTGFAVGDLVLVYQTAGLTVTQAPPGNQTPIDLGTVLGGAVGRWQFGRVQALTATRLTFTQPLTVTFAANVTQAIRVPEYSSVTVNAAGGIVARPWDGQTGGVLIFLSQGAVNNAGSISASNAGFRGGIFVNGDGDNCTAVNEAYPGGAYKGEGLSLSNYENDYTFRAGTTGYGNVGNGAGGGICHNSGGGGGGSAGAGGKGGRTWVGDTNPSRDVGGRGGTRMDFSAVDHMILGGGGGGGHSNDDTGGSGSNGGGVVFIRAASLSGAGSISANGAAGENSRNDGNDAAGGGGAGGTLYLRFTGNLACSANTISARGGNGGSTPFDQHGTGGGGGGGRILLQGSTVACTPSVTGGAPGTQPTASAPDGLTYGAIAGNPGVVTVLPGAFVTPAAPVVVTPANGSTTGVRPPITGTAVANSTVIIYVDGVELTRVPADATGNFSFTPTVDLAVGAHTVSAIAELNGATSVRSNTNTFTVASDTTPPDTTIVSGPAAVTNSTTATFDFNSNESPVTYECSLDAGAYVACTDPRTFTGLANGNHTLSVRARDAAGNVDATPATYSWTVDTTPPDTTIVSGPAAVTSSTTATFDFNSNESPVTYECSLDSAAYVACTDPRTFTGLANGNHTLSVRAVDAAGNADPTPATYAWTVDSVPPDTAFAATPPNPSNSNVANFDFTSNESNVTYECRLDGEPLFTPCADPRTITGLSNGNHTLEVRAVDAAGNVDPTPAQYAWTVDTTRPETTIVSGPPATTNVTTATFDFDSNESPVTYRCSLDGAPFVVCPDGQSYNGLADGPHRLEVYAVDAAGNADDSPAVHTWTIDTQEPNTLIVSGPAPSTNSTSATFDLDQENGGVRYECSLDGEPFATCTDPVTYTTLAEGSHTLRARAVNALGTADSTPAEYSWTVDLTPPENPTITSPADESVVNDPTPTITGTGEPGTSITLTLDGETYGPIPVDGDGNWTFDVPDEDALEEDTYEITVIGTDGAGNPSEQVTSTFTVDLTAPNTLIVSGPPASTSSTTADFDFDQEGGGVRYECSLDGGTYAACTDPVSFTGLADGPHTLRVRAVDAAGNVDATPAEHAWTVDTTPPDTFIDAGPAPVTREQSATFDFRATEAVNYYECSLDGAAYVRCEDPSTFEGFAEGEHTLLVRAVDMLGNVDPTPAEYAWEVDLTPPLVPTIVTPPNGAILNTGVVTISGTATGGATSVTLTLNGTVYPDIPVDGAGNWTFTPPATLGDNTYNVSVVAHDDAGNTSDAATSTFRVDGTPPETVIDSAPPAVTNVATATFEFSSNEDPVTYECSLDGAAYVACTDPVSFGPLADGEHTLLVRAVDAGGMADTSPASHTWTIDTAAPAVAVVGPAEGEMVRTNSPTYTGTAEPGSEVTVSVDGVVVGTVPADAAGNWTLGPIGSLSEGAHSVSATATDAAGNTSAPDRNDFIVDALPPDTEMLTVPPEMTNNTDATFEFDSDDADATFECSLDGGPFTDCPNPYELENLPEGEHTLQVRARDADGDVDPTPASYTWTVDLTPPETVIVSGPPLTDAPSTATFDFDQQNGGVRYECSLDGAAFADCTDPVTFTNLASGPHTLEVRAVDAAGNADPTPATYNWAVSVDSDGDGLTDGDEVTRGTDPNNPDTDGDGVPDGVEVLVGGTDPLDDDSDDDGLLDGTEDADHDGIVDEGETDPNDADTDGDGIQDGTEKGLTEPEGDDTDNTVFIPDADPTTTTDPLDVDTDGGSVRDGVEDANHNGRVDAGETDPNVAEDDLDSDRDGIDDATEIELGLDPHDADTDDDGVPDGEDGVTDTDGDGIIDALDPDSDNDGLNDGTEAGVTRETAPPGTNVDSPNFRPDDDPSTTTDPKRPDTDGDGLKDGEEDKDHDGRVDATETDPNNADTDGDSLNDGIEVRGSNATNPLDPDTDKDGLSDGTEDANRNGGLDDGETDPNNRDTDFGGVSDGDEVSGGGNPLDGNDDYVVVGRGCSTSGAGTFMPLALLLLALPLLRRVRRQARGVAAGVAGSVVLAGALAAQPAQAQVTRPVVSQAIDVQRYKPGPGAEDILGLHSTRVQRHLGFNLGVSLNYASKPLNFLEPRSDRFITALVSRQFGVDLMGAIGLFDRFELGVVLPVTLQDSDAAPEVDPSFSQGVGSGGVGDLRLVPKARLWNGEDFGLALTVPVVLPTGGESDFLGGSGVAVQPRLVAEYGQKLRFAANVGFDFREKQQLRNLTAGNAFTYGVGTEVPFSLGQLPLSLEATLLGAVGLDEQDTEEMPLELLAALKYRAPAGFTARLGGGPGLTRGYGTPGYRLLAGFAWSPPPEPKKPAPPAPVDTDGDGLTDGNDACPTQAEDKDGFEDADGCPDPDNDKDGIADVADKCVNDPETVNGFQDEDGCPDEAPPVDSDGDGIMDPQDKCPAHAEDKDGFQDEDGCPDPDNDKDGIPDVADKCPLEPEVINGVADDDGCPDKGKVKVQVDGERIVILEKVYFATGKDIILPRSFPLLKQVAAVLRANPQVELLRVEGHTDNQGKAAFNMDLSRRRAGNVREFLVKEGIDAARLEAEGYGQTKPVDTNKTAAGRENNRRVEFTILRVGKVEVERESP; encoded by the coding sequence ATGACTCCGAACACACACTCTCCTACTTCGCTGGTCGAGCAGCGTCGGGTCCGAACCCGCCTGCCCGCCATCGGCATGCTGGCGCTGTTGTGCGCCGCGCTGGTGGCGCCCGCTGCCCACGCCGAAGCCGATGGCTTCCACCTCGGTGATGGCACCGACGGGGCGCTCGTCGTCAACAACCCCAACACCGTCATCAACACCTATACGCGGGTGACGGCGGCCGTTCCGGTCAATCAATCCTTCGTCAACGTCGCGAGCTCCACGGGCTTCGCGGTGGGCGACCTCGTCCTCGTCTACCAGACGGCGGGCCTGACGGTGACGCAGGCGCCGCCCGGCAACCAGACGCCCATCGACCTGGGCACCGTCCTGGGCGGGGCCGTGGGGCGCTGGCAGTTCGGCCGGGTGCAGGCGCTGACCGCGACGCGCCTCACCTTCACCCAGCCGCTGACGGTGACCTTCGCGGCCAACGTCACGCAGGCCATCCGCGTGCCCGAGTACAGCTCCGTCACGGTGAACGCGGCGGGCGGCATCGTCGCCAGGCCGTGGGATGGCCAGACGGGTGGCGTGCTCATCTTCCTGTCCCAGGGCGCGGTGAACAACGCCGGGTCCATCTCCGCGAGCAACGCGGGCTTCCGGGGCGGCATCTTCGTCAACGGTGACGGGGACAACTGCACGGCGGTGAACGAGGCGTATCCGGGTGGCGCGTACAAGGGCGAGGGCCTGTCGCTGTCGAACTACGAGAACGACTACACGTTCCGCGCGGGCACGACGGGTTACGGGAACGTCGGTAACGGCGCCGGCGGAGGCATCTGCCACAACTCGGGCGGTGGCGGTGGTGGTAGCGCCGGAGCGGGCGGCAAGGGTGGCCGTACGTGGGTGGGTGACACGAACCCGTCGCGAGACGTGGGCGGTCGTGGCGGCACGCGCATGGACTTCAGCGCCGTCGACCACATGATCCTGGGCGGTGGCGGCGGCGGCGGTCACAGCAATGACGACACGGGCGGCTCCGGCAGCAACGGCGGTGGCGTCGTCTTCATTCGCGCTGCCTCTCTCTCCGGAGCGGGCTCGATCTCCGCGAACGGCGCGGCGGGAGAGAACTCCCGGAATGATGGTAACGACGCGGCCGGTGGCGGTGGCGCGGGCGGTACGCTCTATCTCCGCTTCACCGGGAACCTGGCCTGCTCCGCCAACACGATCTCTGCGCGCGGCGGCAACGGAGGCAGCACTCCGTTCGATCAGCACGGCACGGGCGGTGGTGGTGGTGGTGGTCGCATCCTGTTGCAGGGCAGCACGGTGGCCTGCACGCCGTCCGTTACTGGAGGCGCCCCGGGTACGCAGCCGACCGCGAGCGCCCCGGATGGTCTGACCTATGGCGCCATCGCGGGCAATCCCGGTGTCGTCACTGTCCTGCCTGGAGCCTTCGTCACCCCTGCCGCGCCAGTGGTCGTGACGCCAGCCAACGGTTCCACCACGGGGGTTCGCCCGCCCATCACCGGCACGGCGGTGGCCAACTCCACGGTCATCATCTACGTGGACGGCGTGGAGCTGACCAGGGTCCCCGCGGATGCCACGGGCAACTTCTCCTTCACCCCGACCGTGGACCTCGCGGTCGGAGCGCACACGGTGAGCGCCATCGCGGAGCTGAACGGGGCGACCAGCGTGCGCAGCAACACCAACACCTTCACGGTCGCCTCGGACACCACGCCGCCGGACACGACCATCGTCAGTGGCCCCGCCGCGGTGACGAACTCCACGACGGCGACGTTCGATTTCAACTCGAACGAGAGCCCGGTGACCTACGAGTGCAGCCTGGACGCCGGGGCGTATGTCGCCTGCACGGATCCGCGGACCTTCACGGGACTGGCGAACGGCAACCACACTCTGTCCGTCCGCGCGCGTGACGCCGCTGGCAACGTGGACGCGACGCCCGCGACGTATTCGTGGACCGTGGACACCACGCCGCCGGACACGACCATCGTCAGCGGCCCCGCCGCGGTGACGAGCTCCACGACGGCGACGTTCGACTTCAACTCGAACGAGAGCCCGGTGACGTACGAGTGCTCGCTGGACAGCGCGGCGTATGTCGCCTGCACGGATCCGCGGACGTTCACGGGACTGGCGAACGGCAACCACACCCTGTCCGTGCGCGCGGTGGACGCGGCGGGCAACGCCGACCCGACGCCCGCGACCTACGCGTGGACCGTGGACAGCGTCCCGCCGGATACGGCGTTCGCCGCCACGCCCCCGAACCCCTCGAACTCCAACGTGGCCAACTTCGACTTCACCTCGAACGAGTCGAACGTCACCTACGAGTGCCGCCTGGACGGCGAGCCTCTCTTCACGCCGTGCGCGGACCCTCGCACCATCACCGGCCTCTCCAACGGCAACCACACCCTGGAGGTCCGCGCGGTGGACGCGGCGGGCAACGTGGACCCGACGCCCGCTCAGTACGCGTGGACGGTGGACACCACGCGGCCGGAGACGACCATCGTCAGCGGTCCTCCCGCGACGACCAACGTCACCACGGCGACCTTCGACTTCGACTCGAACGAGAGCCCGGTGACGTACCGCTGCTCGCTGGACGGTGCCCCCTTCGTCGTGTGCCCGGACGGCCAGAGCTACAACGGCCTGGCGGACGGCCCGCACCGGCTGGAGGTGTACGCGGTGGACGCGGCGGGCAACGCGGATGACTCGCCCGCGGTGCACACGTGGACCATCGACACCCAGGAGCCGAACACCCTCATCGTCAGCGGCCCCGCGCCGTCGACCAACTCCACCAGCGCGACGTTCGACCTGGACCAGGAGAACGGTGGCGTGCGCTACGAGTGCAGCCTGGATGGCGAGCCGTTCGCCACCTGCACGGACCCCGTGACCTACACGACCCTGGCCGAGGGCTCGCACACCCTGCGCGCCCGCGCGGTCAACGCGCTGGGCACGGCGGACTCGACGCCGGCGGAGTACTCGTGGACCGTCGACCTGACGCCGCCCGAGAACCCGACCATCACCTCGCCCGCGGACGAGTCGGTCGTGAACGACCCGACGCCCACCATCACCGGCACGGGCGAGCCGGGCACCTCCATCACCCTGACGCTCGACGGTGAGACCTACGGCCCCATCCCCGTGGACGGGGACGGGAACTGGACCTTCGATGTCCCCGACGAGGACGCGCTCGAGGAGGACACCTACGAAATCACCGTCATCGGCACCGACGGCGCGGGCAACCCCAGTGAGCAGGTGACCAGCACCTTCACGGTGGACCTGACGGCGCCCAACACCCTCATCGTCTCGGGCCCTCCGGCGTCGACCAGCTCGACGACGGCGGACTTCGACTTCGACCAGGAGGGTGGGGGTGTCCGGTACGAGTGCAGCCTGGACGGTGGAACCTACGCCGCCTGCACGGATCCGGTCTCCTTCACGGGCCTGGCGGACGGTCCGCATACCCTGCGCGTGCGCGCGGTGGACGCCGCGGGCAACGTGGACGCGACCCCCGCCGAGCACGCCTGGACGGTGGACACAACGCCGCCCGACACGTTCATCGACGCGGGCCCCGCGCCGGTGACCCGCGAGCAGTCCGCCACCTTCGACTTCCGCGCCACGGAGGCGGTCAACTACTACGAGTGCAGCCTCGACGGCGCCGCCTACGTCCGGTGCGAGGACCCCAGCACCTTCGAGGGCTTCGCCGAGGGCGAGCACACCCTGCTCGTGCGCGCCGTGGACATGCTCGGCAACGTGGACCCGACCCCCGCCGAGTACGCGTGGGAGGTGGACCTCACGCCGCCGCTGGTCCCGACCATCGTCACGCCCCCCAACGGAGCCATCCTGAACACGGGCGTGGTGACCATCTCCGGCACCGCGACGGGCGGGGCCACGAGCGTGACGCTGACGCTCAACGGCACCGTGTACCCGGACATCCCGGTGGATGGCGCGGGCAACTGGACCTTCACGCCTCCGGCGACCCTGGGCGACAACACGTACAACGTCTCCGTGGTGGCCCATGATGACGCGGGCAACACCAGCGACGCGGCCACGTCCACGTTCCGCGTGGACGGCACGCCTCCGGAAACGGTCATCGACTCGGCGCCTCCGGCGGTGACGAACGTGGCGACGGCGACGTTCGAGTTCTCCTCCAACGAGGACCCGGTCACCTACGAGTGCAGCCTGGACGGCGCGGCCTACGTGGCCTGCACGGACCCTGTCTCCTTCGGCCCCCTGGCGGATGGCGAGCACACCCTGCTCGTGCGCGCGGTGGACGCGGGTGGCATGGCGGACACCTCGCCGGCCTCTCACACGTGGACCATCGACACGGCGGCTCCGGCCGTGGCGGTCGTCGGCCCCGCCGAGGGTGAGATGGTGCGGACCAACTCGCCCACGTACACGGGCACCGCGGAGCCTGGCTCCGAGGTGACGGTGTCGGTGGACGGGGTCGTGGTCGGGACGGTGCCGGCGGATGCGGCGGGCAACTGGACGCTGGGTCCCATCGGTTCGCTGTCGGAAGGGGCGCACTCGGTGTCGGCCACGGCCACGGACGCCGCGGGCAACACCAGCGCTCCGGACCGCAACGACTTCATCGTCGATGCCCTGCCTCCGGACACCGAGATGCTGACGGTGCCGCCGGAGATGACGAACAACACCGACGCCACGTTCGAGTTCGACTCCGACGACGCCGACGCCACCTTCGAGTGCAGCCTGGACGGCGGTCCGTTCACGGACTGCCCGAACCCGTACGAGCTGGAGAACCTCCCCGAGGGCGAGCACACCCTGCAGGTGCGCGCGCGTGACGCGGATGGCGACGTCGACCCGACGCCGGCCAGCTACACCTGGACGGTGGACCTCACTCCGCCGGAGACGGTCATCGTGAGCGGCCCGCCGCTGACGGATGCCCCCTCCACGGCGACGTTCGACTTCGACCAGCAGAACGGCGGCGTGCGCTACGAGTGCAGCCTGGACGGCGCGGCCTTCGCGGACTGCACCGACCCGGTCACCTTCACCAACCTGGCCTCCGGCCCGCACACCCTCGAGGTCCGCGCGGTGGACGCGGCGGGCAACGCCGACCCGACGCCCGCGACCTACAACTGGGCGGTCAGCGTCGACTCGGACGGCGACGGCCTGACGGACGGCGACGAGGTGACGCGCGGCACGGACCCGAACAACCCCGACACGGACGGCGACGGCGTGCCGGATGGTGTCGAGGTGCTGGTCGGTGGCACGGACCCGCTCGACGACGACTCGGATGATGACGGTCTGCTCGACGGCACCGAGGACGCGGACCACGACGGCATCGTCGACGAGGGCGAGACCGACCCGAACGACGCGGACACGGACGGCGACGGCATCCAGGACGGCACCGAGAAGGGGCTCACCGAGCCAGAGGGTGACGACACGGACAACACCGTCTTCATCCCCGACGCGGACCCGACGACGACGACGGACCCGCTCGACGTCGACACGGACGGCGGCAGCGTGCGTGACGGCGTGGAGGACGCGAACCACAACGGCCGCGTCGACGCGGGCGAGACGGACCCGAACGTCGCCGAGGACGACCTGGACTCCGACCGTGACGGCATCGACGACGCGACGGAGATCGAGCTCGGCCTCGACCCGCACGACGCCGACACCGATGACGACGGCGTGCCGGACGGCGAGGACGGCGTCACGGACACGGACGGGGACGGCATCATCGACGCCCTCGATCCGGACAGCGACAACGACGGCCTGAACGACGGCACCGAGGCCGGGGTGACGCGCGAGACGGCGCCTCCGGGCACCAACGTCGATTCGCCCAACTTCCGTCCGGACGACGACCCGTCCACCACCACCGACCCGAAGCGCCCGGACACGGATGGTGACGGCCTGAAGGACGGCGAGGAGGACAAGGACCACGACGGCCGCGTCGACGCGACGGAGACCGACCCGAACAACGCGGACACGGACGGCGACTCGCTCAACGATGGCATCGAGGTCCGGGGCTCCAACGCCACCAACCCGCTCGACCCCGACACGGACAAGGACGGGCTGAGCGACGGCACCGAGGACGCCAACCGCAACGGTGGCCTCGATGATGGCGAGACGGACCCGAACAACCGCGACACGGACTTCGGCGGCGTCAGCGACGGCGACGAGGTCTCCGGTGGCGGCAACCCGCTGGACGGCAACGACGACTACGTGGTCGTGGGTCGTGGTTGCAGCACGAGCGGGGCGGGCACCTTCATGCCCCTGGCGCTGCTGCTCCTCGCGCTGCCCCTGTTGCGTCGCGTCCGCCGCCAGGCCCGGGGCGTCGCGGCGGGCGTCGCCGGGAGTGTCGTCCTGGCGGGGGCGCTCGCGGCGCAGCCGGCCCAGGCGCAGGTGACGCGGCCGGTGGTGTCGCAGGCCATCGACGTGCAGCGCTACAAGCCGGGGCCGGGCGCGGAGGACATCCTCGGCCTGCACAGCACGAGGGTGCAGCGTCACCTCGGCTTCAACCTGGGGGTGTCGCTCAACTACGCGAGCAAGCCGCTCAACTTCCTGGAGCCGCGCTCGGACCGGTTCATCACCGCGTTGGTGAGCCGTCAGTTCGGCGTGGACCTGATGGGCGCCATCGGCCTGTTCGACCGCTTCGAACTGGGCGTGGTGCTGCCGGTGACGCTCCAGGATTCGGACGCTGCGCCGGAGGTGGACCCCTCCTTCTCCCAGGGCGTCGGCTCCGGGGGCGTGGGTGACCTGCGCCTGGTGCCCAAGGCGCGCCTGTGGAACGGGGAGGACTTCGGCCTTGCGTTGACGGTGCCGGTGGTGCTGCCCACGGGAGGCGAGTCGGACTTCCTCGGCGGCTCCGGCGTGGCGGTGCAGCCCCGGCTGGTGGCGGAGTACGGGCAGAAGCTGCGCTTCGCCGCCAACGTGGGCTTCGACTTCCGCGAGAAGCAGCAGCTGCGCAACCTGACCGCGGGCAACGCGTTCACCTACGGCGTGGGCACGGAGGTCCCCTTCTCCCTGGGGCAGCTCCCGCTGTCGCTGGAGGCGACGCTGCTGGGCGCCGTCGGACTGGACGAGCAGGACACGGAGGAGATGCCCCTGGAGCTGCTGGCGGCGCTGAAGTACCGCGCCCCGGCGGGCTTCACCGCGCGGCTCGGCGGTGGTCCGGGCCTCACCCGGGGGTATGGCACGCCGGGCTACCGGCTGCTGGCGGGCTTCGCCTGGAGCCCGCCGCCGGAGCCCAAGAAGCCCGCGCCGCCCGCGCCGGTCGACACCGACGGTGATGGCCTGACGGACGGCAACGACGCCTGCCCCACGCAGGCCGAGGACAAGGACGGCTTCGAGGACGCGGACGGCTGCCCCGACCCGGACAACGACAAGGACGGCATCGCCGACGTCGCGGACAAGTGCGTGAACGACCCGGAGACGGTCAACGGCTTCCAGGACGAGGACGGCTGCCCCGACGAGGCGCCGCCGGTCGACTCCGACGGCGACGGCATCATGGACCCGCAGGACAAGTGCCCCGCCCACGCCGAGGACAAGGACGGCTTCCAGGACGAGGACGGCTGCCCCGACCCGGACAACGACAAGGACGGCATCCCCGACGTCGCGGACAAGTGCCCCCTGGAGCCCGAGGTCATCAACGGCGTCGCCGATGACGACGGCTGCCCGGACAAGGGCAAGGTCAAGGTCCAGGTGGACGGCGAGCGCATCGTCATCCTGGAGAAGGTCTACTTCGCCACGGGCAAGGACATCATCCTCCCGCGCTCGTTCCCGCTGCTGAAGCAGGTGGCCGCGGTGCTGCGCGCCAACCCGCAGGTGGAGCTGCTCCGGGTGGAGGGCCACACCGACAACCAGGGCAAGGCCGCCTTCAACATGGACCTGTCCCGCCGCCGCGCCGGCAACGTGCGTGAGTTCCTCGTCAAGGAGGGCATCGACGCCGCCCGGCTGGAGGCCGAGGGCTACGGCCAGACTAAGCCGGTGGACACGAACAAGACGGCGGCGGGCCGTGAGAACAACCGCCGCGTCGAGTTCACCATCCTCCGCGTGGGCAAGGTCGAGGTGGAGCGCGAGAGCCCCTGA
- the ftsZ gene encoding cell division protein FtsZ, which yields MDQFDQNKQAAKIRVVGAGGAGCNAVNTMILSKLDRVDFIAANTDIQALAASKAPTRLQLGQTLTKGLGAGANPEMGREAALESRDQIAAVLEGADMVFVTAGMGGGTGTGAAPIIADIAKSLGCLTVGVVTKPFLFEGNKRRKQAEQGIVELKAAVDTLITIPNQRLLSLSNAPMPLLETFKRADEVLLNAVQGISDLIQYHGYINVDFADVKTIMSDKGLALMGTGHSSGEKRALTAMQQAIASPLLEDVSIDGATGLLINITGGRDMTLQEVNEALTLVHDAADSEAEIIFGSLIDENIQDEVKITIIATGFVHRDAPKVRPVAPVVQVPLARPPQQSMLVGTREEVASLVPAKGGAPRPLAAVDNSKAVSNRTAVVKDAALPLDEDQFDIPTFLRRQGQTELP from the coding sequence ATGGACCAGTTCGACCAGAACAAGCAGGCCGCCAAGATTCGGGTGGTGGGGGCAGGTGGGGCCGGCTGCAACGCGGTCAACACGATGATTCTGTCCAAGTTGGACCGGGTGGACTTCATCGCGGCCAACACGGATATCCAGGCGCTCGCCGCCAGCAAGGCGCCCACGCGGCTGCAGCTGGGCCAGACGCTGACCAAGGGCCTGGGCGCGGGCGCCAACCCGGAGATGGGCCGCGAGGCCGCCCTGGAGTCCCGGGACCAGATTGCCGCCGTGCTCGAGGGCGCGGACATGGTGTTCGTCACCGCCGGCATGGGGGGCGGCACGGGCACGGGCGCCGCGCCCATCATCGCGGACATCGCCAAGAGCCTGGGCTGCCTCACGGTGGGCGTCGTCACCAAGCCCTTCCTCTTCGAGGGCAACAAGCGCCGCAAGCAGGCCGAGCAGGGCATCGTCGAGCTCAAGGCCGCGGTGGACACCCTCATCACCATACCGAACCAGCGCCTGCTGTCGCTCTCCAACGCGCCCATGCCGCTGCTGGAGACCTTCAAGCGCGCGGACGAGGTCCTGCTCAACGCCGTGCAGGGCATCAGCGACCTCATCCAGTACCACGGCTACATCAACGTCGACTTCGCCGACGTGAAGACCATCATGAGCGACAAGGGCCTGGCGCTCATGGGCACCGGCCATTCGTCGGGTGAGAAGCGCGCGCTCACCGCCATGCAGCAGGCCATCGCCAGCCCGCTGCTGGAGGACGTGTCCATCGACGGTGCCACGGGCCTGCTCATCAACATCACCGGCGGCCGGGACATGACGCTCCAGGAGGTCAACGAGGCGTTGACCCTGGTGCACGACGCGGCGGACAGCGAGGCGGAGATCATCTTCGGCTCGCTCATCGACGAGAACATCCAGGACGAGGTGAAGATCACCATCATCGCCACCGGCTTCGTGCACCGGGACGCCCCGAAGGTGCGGCCCGTGGCGCCGGTGGTGCAGGTCCCCCTGGCGCGTCCGCCGCAGCAGTCCATGCTGGTGGGCACGCGCGAGGAGGTCGCAAGCCTGGTGCCCGCGAAGGGTGGGGCGCCGCGTCCGCTCGCCGCGGTGGACAACAGCAAGGCCGTCAGCAACCGCACCGCGGTCGTGAAAGACGCCGCGCTGCCGCTGGACGAGGATCAGTTCGACATCCCCACGTTCCTGCGTCGCCAGGGACAGACGGAGCTGCCGTAG
- a CDS encoding enoyl-CoA hydratase/isomerase family protein — protein sequence MEPSLEVEDREGGVRVLTLSNPARRNALDDGLLGRLDAALEPSPRVRALLLRSVGGTFCAGYDLTHLGPPREDGRLPDDALVACLLKLESHPAPSVALVQGAAVGAGFDLAASCDFRVGTPEALFLMPPARLGIVYSPEGLARATRLVGISRAKQLFLTARKLSAPEALDWGLLDECLPLAEASERALALCETLAGHAPGAVAGMKESFVLLSRAPLGEAERARLRALRATAFGSEDAKEGRAAFLEKRPPRFTGR from the coding sequence GTGGAGCCGTCGCTGGAGGTGGAGGACCGGGAGGGAGGTGTCCGGGTCCTGACGCTGTCGAACCCCGCGCGCCGCAACGCGCTCGATGACGGGCTGCTGGGCCGCCTGGACGCCGCGCTGGAGCCGTCGCCGCGCGTGCGGGCGCTGCTGCTGCGCAGCGTGGGCGGCACCTTCTGCGCGGGCTACGACCTGACGCACCTGGGGCCGCCGCGCGAGGACGGGCGGCTCCCCGACGACGCGCTCGTGGCGTGCCTGCTCAAGCTGGAGTCGCACCCGGCGCCCAGCGTGGCGCTGGTGCAGGGCGCGGCGGTGGGGGCGGGCTTCGACCTGGCGGCCTCCTGCGACTTCCGGGTGGGGACACCCGAGGCGCTGTTCCTCATGCCTCCCGCGCGGCTCGGCATCGTCTACTCGCCGGAGGGGCTGGCGAGGGCCACGCGCCTGGTGGGGATCTCCCGGGCCAAGCAGCTGTTCCTCACCGCGCGCAAGCTGTCCGCGCCGGAGGCGCTCGACTGGGGCCTGTTGGACGAGTGCCTGCCGTTGGCCGAGGCGAGTGAGCGCGCGCTGGCGTTGTGCGAGACGCTCGCGGGGCACGCGCCCGGGGCGGTGGCGGGGATGAAGGAGTCCTTCGTGCTGCTGTCGCGAGCGCCGCTCGGCGAGGCGGAGCGGGCGAGGCTCCGGGCGCTTCGCGCGACGGCGTTCGGCAGCGAGGACGCGAAGGAGGGGCGGGCGGCCTTCCTCGAGAAGCGTCCGCCCCGCTTCACCGGCCGCTAG
- a CDS encoding response regulator: protein MQIRILVVDDEQDNCDYLKLVLTREGYEVVTTTDPTQTVEILRGSDFHLVILDMMMPQMSGTEVLEQIRKYDTDVAVIVATAYPTVDTAVASLKAQASDYVKKPMEPEQFITAVRNALQKKGLSQDPEADLHRAIGRTIRDARKTQELTLKQLARRTGLSVSLLSQIERAESSASISSLYKIASALQLRMGELFGDT, encoded by the coding sequence GTGCAGATTCGCATCCTGGTAGTTGATGACGAGCAGGACAACTGCGACTACCTCAAGCTGGTGCTGACCCGCGAAGGCTATGAGGTCGTGACCACGACGGACCCCACGCAGACGGTGGAGATCCTCCGTGGCTCCGACTTCCACCTCGTCATCCTCGACATGATGATGCCGCAGATGTCGGGGACCGAGGTGCTCGAGCAGATCCGCAAGTACGATACGGACGTCGCCGTCATCGTCGCCACCGCCTACCCCACGGTGGACACCGCGGTCGCTTCGCTCAAGGCCCAGGCTTCGGACTACGTCAAGAAGCCCATGGAGCCGGAGCAGTTCATCACCGCGGTCCGCAACGCCCTCCAGAAGAAGGGGCTGTCGCAGGACCCGGAGGCGGACCTGCACCGGGCCATCGGTCGCACCATCCGCGACGCTCGCAAGACGCAAGAGCTGACCCTCAAGCAGCTCGCGCGGCGCACGGGCCTGTCCGTGTCGCTGCTCTCGCAGATCGAACGCGCGGAGTCCTCCGCGTCGATCTCCTCGCTGTACAAGATCGCCTCGGCGCTGCAGCTGCGCATGGGCGAGCTGTTCGGCGATACCTGA